From a region of the Acidobacteriota bacterium genome:
- the queA gene encoding tRNA preQ1(34) S-adenosylmethionine ribosyltransferase-isomerase QueA: MKTSDFDYHLPEELIAQFPEKERDQSRLLILDRTSGRVEHKRFFQIADYLEPGDALIINDTKVFPARLFGRKETGGKAQVLLLERVADHGLKRGQFYEEWDCLINAAKPCKPRSKLFFHGGLQAEVLLRNEEIYRAVFHAEEHIVDLVERIGFMPLPPYIRRDESGKFEGDDRRRYQSVYARERGAVAAPTAGLHFTEMLLKKMIESGIEIIPLTLHIGFATFSPVRVDYIEKHEMHSEYCRLTAESAKRINLAKANRRKVCAVGTTVVRTIEYFSEDGTVRAGEGMNDLFIYPGYTFKVVDRLITNFHLPKSTLLMLVCAFAGREKVFAAYQEAIEKKYRFYSYGDAMLIL; this comes from the coding sequence ATGAAGACAAGCGATTTTGACTATCATCTTCCAGAGGAGCTGATCGCCCAGTTTCCTGAGAAAGAACGGGATCAGTCCAGGCTTCTCATCCTGGATAGGACAAGCGGGCGGGTAGAGCATAAGAGATTCTTTCAGATCGCTGACTATCTGGAGCCAGGTGATGCTCTGATCATCAATGACACGAAGGTCTTTCCTGCCAGATTATTCGGAAGAAAGGAGACCGGCGGGAAAGCGCAAGTCCTTCTTCTTGAGAGGGTCGCGGATCACGGTCTTAAAAGAGGGCAATTCTATGAGGAGTGGGATTGCCTCATCAATGCTGCTAAACCCTGCAAACCGCGATCAAAGCTCTTTTTTCATGGCGGATTGCAAGCGGAAGTCCTCTTGAGGAACGAAGAGATCTATAGGGCCGTCTTTCATGCAGAGGAACATATTGTTGACCTGGTAGAGAGGATCGGATTCATGCCGCTGCCACCGTACATCAGGAGGGATGAATCTGGCAAATTCGAAGGTGATGACAGGCGGAGATATCAATCGGTTTATGCGAGGGAGAGAGGGGCTGTCGCGGCGCCGACGGCCGGGCTCCACTTCACTGAAATGCTTCTGAAAAAGATGATAGAGTCGGGAATCGAAATCATTCCATTGACGCTTCACATCGGCTTTGCCACTTTCAGCCCCGTGAGGGTTGACTACATTGAAAAGCACGAGATGCATTCCGAGTATTGCAGACTGACCGCAGAGTCCGCGAAACGGATCAACCTGGCGAAAGCGAACAGGAGGAAAGTTTGCGCCGTCGGAACGACGGTCGTGAGGACTATTGAATATTTCTCCGAGGATGGAACCGTCCGGGCAGGTGAGGGAATGAACGATCTTTTCATCTACCCAGGGTACACCTTCAAAGTGGTTGATCGTCTCATCACCAATTTTCATCTGCCGAAATCGACGCTCCTCATGCTGGTCTGTGCCTTCGCCGGCAGGGAGAAGGTCTTTGCCGCTTATCAGGAAGCGATCGAGAAGAAATACAGGTTCTACAGCTATGGCGATGCAATGCTCATCCTGTAA
- the tgt gene encoding tRNA guanosine(34) transglycosylase Tgt translates to MKFELIRTDGKARAGRIITERGVINTPAFMPVGTAGTVKSLTPEELVEAGTEIILANTYHLYLRPGYEAIRELGGLHRFINWNRPILTDSGGFQVFSLTPLRKVSDDGVEFRSHIDGLTHFITPEKSIEIQEALDSDIMMAFDDCTGNPTHHESARRSMERTHLWAERSFQARKVRVALFGIVQGGAFEELREESASRLTQIDFDGFAVGGVSVGEPREDVERIINFASQFLPEVKPRYLMGLGTPGEIVRAVAAGYDIFDCVLPTRNARNGSLFTSKGKINIKREEYARDPSPLDEDCDCSTCRNYSKAYLRHLYVSGEILSSRLNTFHNIYYYQKLMVKTRISILEERFSEFSRSIMHSENIIDSLLA, encoded by the coding sequence ATGAAGTTTGAGCTGATTAGAACTGATGGGAAGGCGAGAGCGGGAAGGATCATCACGGAAAGGGGAGTGATAAACACTCCTGCTTTCATGCCAGTGGGGACGGCGGGCACGGTGAAGTCTCTGACACCAGAAGAGCTCGTAGAAGCTGGGACAGAGATCATCCTCGCTAATACCTATCATCTCTATCTGAGACCGGGATATGAAGCGATAAGAGAGCTTGGCGGACTGCACCGGTTCATCAACTGGAACAGGCCCATCCTCACGGATAGCGGAGGCTTTCAGGTCTTTTCCCTCACGCCACTGAGGAAGGTCTCCGATGATGGCGTTGAGTTCCGCTCGCACATCGATGGGTTGACCCATTTCATCACTCCTGAAAAGAGCATCGAGATCCAGGAAGCCCTTGATTCAGACATCATGATGGCGTTCGACGACTGCACGGGGAATCCCACGCATCATGAAAGCGCCAGGCGGTCCATGGAAAGAACCCATCTCTGGGCCGAAAGGAGTTTTCAGGCAAGGAAGGTAAGAGTCGCCCTTTTTGGAATAGTTCAGGGTGGGGCGTTCGAAGAGTTAAGAGAGGAGAGCGCTTCAAGGCTCACGCAGATCGACTTTGATGGCTTTGCCGTCGGCGGAGTCAGCGTCGGCGAACCGAGAGAAGATGTTGAGAGAATCATAAATTTCGCATCGCAGTTTCTTCCCGAGGTGAAGCCGCGCTATCTTATGGGGCTCGGAACGCCCGGAGAGATCGTAAGAGCGGTCGCGGCAGGCTATGACATCTTTGACTGTGTCCTTCCGACGAGAAATGCAAGGAACGGTTCGTTATTCACGTCGAAGGGGAAGATCAACATCAAGAGGGAAGAGTACGCCAGGGACCCATCGCCGCTCGACGAAGACTGCGATTGCAGCACCTGTAGAAATTATTCAAAGGCGTATCTGCGGCATCTTTACGTGAGTGGCGAGATCCTCTCCAGCAGGCTCAATACCTTCCACAACATTTATTACTATCAGAAGCTCATGGTGAAGACGAGAATATCGATCCTGGAGGAAAGGTTTTCAGAATTCTCAAGAAGTATCATGCATTCGGAGAACATCATCGATTCTTTGCTTGCCTGA
- a CDS encoding amidohydrolase, with protein sequence MEKRESADLILMNGIIFTSGDDVPLVQAVAIKDGKILDAGTDLEMSKYLSPETKKIDLKGNFACPGFNDSHIHFLGGGLYAKRLDLYDCMTPEEVAGRVKEKVSRSDRGKWILGKGWDHTRFPGKKWPSKELLDSVSPENPVFLRRVDGHIAWVNSCALKIAGISRETPDPEGGEIVRNEMGEPTGILKESSADLVFNLLPKPSRKEIREAIEHSLAEARRFGITSIQDNSEPEVLEAYRELESEGKLTLRVSEWLELKEDLSEFMTLKERFPRPGGLIRFFTLKGYVDGTLGSRTAAMIKPYSDDPSAKGLLQISPDRLESLVRNANEKGFQVALHAIGDLAVRIALNSFEALGEKGKEARNRAEHVQIIDEDDLPRFRSLGVIASMQPIHCVSDMRWAEERAGKERCRGAYAWKSILGSGANLAFGTDWPVESMNPMLGLHAAVTRMNSRGEPGGGWVPEQKITMEDAIRCYTAGSAYAEFAENEKGTIEKGKCADIVVLSKNLLEIAPPEILQTKVLYNIFNGKIVHDDIR encoded by the coding sequence ATGGAGAAAAGAGAATCAGCCGACCTCATCTTGATGAACGGAATAATCTTTACATCGGGAGATGATGTTCCTCTCGTCCAGGCAGTAGCCATCAAGGATGGAAAGATACTTGATGCCGGGACAGATTTAGAAATGAGCAAATATCTTTCGCCGGAGACGAAGAAGATAGATCTCAAAGGGAACTTCGCCTGTCCGGGCTTCAACGATTCGCATATTCACTTCCTGGGAGGAGGCCTCTACGCGAAGAGGCTGGATCTCTATGACTGCATGACGCCGGAGGAAGTGGCAGGCAGAGTGAAGGAAAAGGTCTCAAGATCAGATAGGGGGAAATGGATTCTGGGAAAGGGCTGGGACCATACCCGTTTCCCTGGAAAGAAATGGCCGTCGAAAGAGCTCTTGGATTCGGTCTCGCCTGAGAACCCTGTTTTTCTTCGAAGGGTGGATGGGCATATCGCATGGGTAAATTCATGTGCCCTTAAAATCGCAGGGATAAGCCGTGAAACGCCTGATCCAGAAGGAGGAGAAATCGTCCGGAATGAAATGGGAGAGCCCACCGGGATACTTAAAGAGTCGTCTGCTGATCTTGTTTTCAACCTGCTCCCGAAGCCTTCCAGAAAAGAGATCCGGGAAGCCATCGAACATTCCCTTGCGGAAGCAAGAAGATTTGGCATCACATCGATCCAGGATAACTCCGAACCTGAGGTTCTTGAGGCATACCGGGAGCTTGAGAGTGAAGGGAAACTTACGCTTAGAGTGAGCGAATGGCTGGAATTGAAGGAAGACCTTTCCGAATTCATGACGCTAAAGGAGAGGTTTCCAAGGCCGGGCGGGCTTATCAGGTTCTTCACGCTGAAGGGATATGTGGATGGGACTCTCGGTTCAAGAACTGCGGCGATGATCAAACCATATTCCGATGATCCGTCGGCGAAGGGGCTTCTTCAGATCTCTCCTGATAGATTAGAGAGCCTTGTAAGAAACGCAAACGAAAAAGGCTTTCAGGTTGCGCTCCATGCCATCGGAGATCTGGCTGTAAGGATAGCGCTAAACTCCTTCGAGGCTCTCGGTGAGAAGGGCAAGGAGGCGAGAAACAGGGCGGAGCACGTGCAGATCATCGATGAGGACGACCTTCCAAGATTTCGATCCCTTGGAGTCATAGCCTCCATGCAGCCCATCCATTGCGTTTCAGATATGAGGTGGGCCGAAGAAAGGGCTGGAAAGGAGAGGTGCAGAGGGGCTTATGCCTGGAAGAGCATCCTTGGCTCAGGAGCAAATCTTGCCTTCGGGACTGACTGGCCTGTAGAATCCATGAACCCGATGCTTGGACTGCATGCAGCGGTGACGCGGATGAATTCCAGAGGTGAGCCTGGAGGAGGCTGGGTCCCAGAACAGAAGATAACAATGGAAGATGCCATAAGATGCTACACAGCAGGCTCGGCCTATGCCGAGTTTGCGGAAAACGAGAAAGGAACGATCGAGAAGGGGAAGTGTGCCGATATCGTCGTCCTCTCGAAGAATCTCCTCGAGATAGCGCCACCTGAAATCCTGCAGACCAAAGTTCTCTATAACATCTTCAACGGCAAAATCGTCCACGATGATATTCGATGA
- a CDS encoding LysM peptidoglycan-binding domain-containing protein: MHFFRKKTLLFLILILLSTIACTHINKNIVMSSSSELVSPGKANPPSDSDNNGKLAESPVDVEIDGVIALAESHYRNGVDNFGKGMISEARKSFDMAVETFLFSSYSINDHPGLEEAYVEMVEKISEFENSTFRAFLSREDYEPLLDELGEVETVISPEEALKERELVGSVVQSLGMQDIIILNNQVFAFIEYFSKKIKDRLQAGIKRSGAYIDMMKRIFREEGIPENLVYMAHVESSFKTYAYSRAKARGIWQFIASTGRKYGLRIDWWIDERCDPEKSTRAAAAYLKDLYAMFGDWSLAMAAYNAGEGKIQRAMARTNSVDFYGIARTKHIRTETKNYIPAIHAAILIASEPGKYGFVEDYDDPLQYDRVTVDSPTDLRVIAKCAETTIEEIKRLNPALHRMQTPPGYPEFKVNIPAGKGELFSANFSNVPKKDRILYTRHLVQRGETLSAIARKYGTSVAAIQRVNNMGKRTLINERSYLVIPGSSYVPPDLAAQNVPASIRQEEKARTSEKYPKGERVVYRVRKGDSLFSISRKFNTDVDSLCAWNGISKSKILYPEEKLIVHAGIKAGVSRQAAEPTATRMTTGAAIGPATGAGKDAISLSPTDSATGSKIIYTVRKGDTLYKIANLYKISLDRLCFWNQISQNDKIYPGTKVTIYTE, from the coding sequence ATGCATTTTTTCAGGAAAAAGACCCTTCTATTTCTCATTCTCATCCTGCTATCGACAATTGCCTGCACGCATATTAACAAAAACATCGTAATGAGTTCCAGCAGTGAACTGGTCTCTCCCGGAAAGGCTAATCCACCATCTGATTCCGATAATAACGGCAAACTGGCGGAAAGCCCTGTAGACGTGGAGATTGACGGTGTAATCGCGCTGGCGGAATCTCATTACCGGAATGGGGTGGACAATTTCGGCAAGGGGATGATATCCGAAGCCAGGAAGAGTTTTGACATGGCAGTGGAGACATTCCTTTTCTCTTCATACAGCATCAATGACCACCCCGGGCTGGAAGAGGCTTATGTCGAGATGGTCGAGAAGATCAGCGAATTCGAAAACTCTACATTCCGAGCTTTCCTTTCCCGCGAGGATTATGAACCTCTGCTGGATGAACTGGGCGAGGTTGAAACAGTAATCTCTCCGGAGGAGGCGCTGAAGGAAAGGGAGCTTGTTGGGTCAGTCGTTCAATCGCTCGGTATGCAGGACATCATCATTCTCAACAACCAGGTCTTCGCCTTCATCGAATATTTCTCGAAAAAGATCAAGGATAGGTTGCAGGCAGGGATCAAGCGTTCCGGCGCATACATCGACATGATGAAGAGGATTTTCAGGGAGGAGGGGATCCCCGAGAATCTAGTCTACATGGCTCACGTGGAGAGCTCCTTCAAGACGTATGCCTATTCGCGGGCGAAGGCCAGGGGGATCTGGCAATTCATCGCTTCCACTGGAAGAAAGTATGGCCTGAGAATCGATTGGTGGATCGATGAAAGATGCGACCCGGAGAAATCGACAAGAGCTGCCGCAGCTTATCTGAAAGATCTCTACGCCATGTTCGGAGACTGGAGCCTTGCCATGGCTGCCTACAACGCAGGCGAAGGCAAGATTCAAAGAGCCATGGCTCGAACGAATAGCGTCGATTTCTACGGAATCGCCAGAACAAAACATATAAGGACGGAAACCAAGAATTATATTCCTGCCATTCACGCGGCGATTTTAATAGCAAGTGAACCAGGCAAGTATGGCTTCGTGGAAGATTATGACGATCCGCTCCAGTACGACAGGGTCACCGTGGATAGTCCGACCGATCTGAGGGTAATAGCAAAGTGTGCGGAAACCACCATTGAGGAAATCAAGCGGCTCAACCCGGCGCTTCACCGGATGCAGACTCCACCAGGATATCCCGAGTTCAAAGTGAACATTCCAGCCGGAAAAGGGGAGTTGTTTTCCGCTAACTTTTCGAACGTTCCGAAGAAGGACAGAATACTATATACCCGTCATCTCGTTCAAAGAGGGGAGACTCTATCCGCCATCGCAAGAAAATACGGAACTTCTGTTGCAGCCATCCAGAGGGTGAACAACATGGGGAAACGGACTCTTATCAATGAGAGAAGCTATCTTGTCATCCCTGGAAGCTCCTATGTCCCTCCTGACCTTGCGGCCCAGAATGTGCCGGCATCCATCCGGCAGGAAGAGAAAGCGCGGACCTCCGAGAAATATCCGAAGGGAGAAAGGGTTGTCTATCGAGTCAGAAAAGGAGATTCCCTCTTCTCTATTTCCAGAAAATTCAATACAGATGTCGATTCCCTGTGCGCGTGGAATGGAATTTCAAAGTCAAAGATCCTGTACCCTGAAGAGAAGCTGATCGTTCATGCGGGGATCAAAGCCGGCGTATCACGCCAGGCCGCGGAGCCGACTGCGACGAGAATGACGACCGGTGCGGCGATAGGTCCAGCGACAGGTGCAGGAAAAGATGCTATATCACTTTCGCCGACAGATTCAGCCACGGGTTCCAAGATTATCTATACGGTTAGAAAAGGAGATACCCTTTATAAGATCGCGAATCTTTACAAGATTTCTCTGGATAGGCTCTGTTTCTGGAACCAGATCTCCCAAAATGACAAGATCTATCCAGGGACTAAAGTGACCATCTATACCGAGTAA
- a CDS encoding YifB family Mg chelatase-like AAA ATPase, whose translation MIFREVIMLARMKGATLFGLTADIVDVEVDLSMGLPGSSTVGLPDSAVRESRDRIRAAIKNSGYEYPLRKITVNLAPADVRKEGSSLELPVALAILSASGVLKRSHVQDILMVGEISLDGSLRKVRGAMSMILGAKEKGITSVLLPVGNAGEACFVDGMKIHPVHHLTEAVQFLNGERDIEPAKMKVPLGEQGRFRLDFSDVRGQAHAKRAVEVAAAGNHNIILIGPPGSGKTMLARRIPTILPPLTHQEAIETALIYGTASVGGEENALSFSRPFRSPHHSVTSAGLLGGGVNPRPGEITLAHNGVLFLDELTEFPAPLIDSMRQPMEDECIIIARSGRNAKFPCRFMLVAAMNPCPCGYFGDRMRECRCTPLEIKRYLSRISGPMMDRIDIQIEVPSLKYGEINDDGSETEVETSDEIRRRVMVAKSIQFERFKGGMILSNSSMDRNALRRYCQLDPGAKRLLESAMSKLGLSVRAHDRILKVARTIADLEGSDPLRIHHLSEAIQYRILDRSRFFNA comes from the coding sequence ATGATTTTTCGCGAGGTCATCATGCTTGCAAGAATGAAGGGGGCCACGCTATTTGGCTTGACGGCTGACATCGTGGATGTTGAGGTCGATCTGTCCATGGGCCTGCCTGGTTCAAGTACAGTCGGGCTGCCTGACAGCGCGGTGCGAGAGAGCAGAGACCGAATAAGAGCGGCTATTAAGAACAGCGGATACGAGTATCCCTTAAGAAAGATCACTGTAAATCTCGCCCCCGCAGACGTCAGGAAAGAAGGTTCCTCTCTTGAACTTCCCGTTGCCCTTGCCATCCTGTCAGCATCCGGAGTCCTGAAGAGAAGCCATGTTCAGGACATCCTCATGGTCGGCGAGATCTCTCTCGACGGAAGTTTAAGAAAGGTCAGAGGAGCAATGTCCATGATCCTCGGAGCGAAGGAAAAAGGGATCACCTCTGTTCTTCTACCCGTGGGGAATGCGGGAGAGGCCTGCTTCGTCGATGGGATGAAGATCCATCCCGTGCACCATCTCACAGAAGCGGTCCAGTTTCTAAACGGCGAAAGAGATATCGAACCGGCGAAGATGAAAGTGCCATTGGGAGAGCAGGGAAGATTCCGTCTTGATTTTTCCGATGTAAGGGGACAGGCTCATGCAAAGAGAGCGGTTGAAGTGGCGGCAGCGGGAAACCACAACATCATTCTCATCGGCCCTCCAGGGTCTGGGAAGACCATGCTTGCCAGAAGGATACCGACGATCCTTCCGCCTCTCACACATCAGGAAGCGATCGAGACGGCGCTTATCTATGGAACCGCCTCGGTTGGGGGCGAAGAGAATGCGTTGAGTTTTTCAAGGCCTTTTCGTTCTCCGCACCATTCTGTCACTTCTGCCGGACTGCTCGGTGGCGGTGTAAATCCTAGACCGGGCGAGATCACACTCGCCCATAACGGTGTCCTCTTTCTTGACGAGTTGACAGAATTCCCGGCTCCACTAATCGATTCGATGAGGCAGCCGATGGAAGATGAGTGCATTATCATTGCGAGGTCCGGGAGGAATGCGAAATTCCCATGCCGGTTCATGCTCGTGGCCGCGATGAATCCCTGCCCATGCGGATATTTTGGCGACCGCATGAGGGAATGCCGGTGCACCCCTCTCGAGATCAAGAGATATCTTTCCAGAATCTCGGGTCCCATGATGGACAGAATCGACATCCAGATAGAGGTTCCATCTCTGAAATACGGAGAGATCAACGACGATGGCAGCGAAACCGAGGTGGAAACTTCTGACGAGATAAGGCGGCGGGTCATGGTGGCAAAGAGCATTCAGTTCGAACGATTCAAGGGAGGAATGATACTCTCAAACTCATCGATGGACAGGAACGCTCTGCGCAGGTATTGCCAGCTTGATCCAGGAGCGAAGAGGCTTTTGGAGAGTGCGATGTCAAAGCTTGGATTATCCGTGAGAGCTCATGACAGAATCCTTAAGGTGGCTAGGACCATAGCTGACTTGGAAGGCTCCGATCCTCTCCGAATCCATCACCTCTCAGAGGCGATCCAGTACCGCATCCTGGACAGAAGCCGATTCTTCAATGCATAG
- a CDS encoding ATP-binding protein, translating into MLNCEMSRITMKVSGKIAYSDLIQQTAESFLRVCGLSKRDSESLGLAIREAYINAVKHGCRMDPSKMVKVCFSYKKDRLEAVVTDCGRGFNPKTIIDPTTHENRLRIEGRGIFIMRSLSDKVEFRRLKNERGMVVKLIKKIPLEKKQSR; encoded by the coding sequence GTGTTGAACTGCGAGATGTCCAGAATCACGATGAAAGTTTCGGGCAAGATCGCTTACTCCGATCTCATCCAGCAGACGGCCGAGAGCTTTCTAAGAGTCTGTGGACTGAGTAAGAGGGATTCTGAAAGCCTTGGACTTGCCATCAGAGAGGCTTACATTAACGCCGTTAAGCATGGTTGCAGGATGGACCCTTCAAAAATGGTCAAGGTTTGTTTCTCATATAAGAAGGATCGTCTTGAAGCAGTCGTTACGGACTGCGGGAGGGGATTCAACCCCAAGACCATCATCGACCCGACGACTCATGAAAATAGGCTGAGAATTGAGGGGAGGGGAATCTTCATCATGAGATCACTCTCCGATAAAGTGGAGTTCCGGAGGTTGAAGAATGAGAGGGGGATGGTGGTCAAACTTATCAAGAAAATTCCGCTTGAAAAGAAGCAGAGCCGATAA
- a CDS encoding STAS domain-containing protein, which yields MKATLRHIGKVSIVDLSGKITIGEGDVILREKVMELLDGGHKNIILNLKNVSYMDSAGIGELVACLKRTKEKDGMVKLLNPAGKVFDLLQLTKLEEVFETYKDEKEALVSF from the coding sequence ATGAAAGCCACCTTGCGACATATAGGGAAGGTATCTATCGTCGACCTTTCAGGAAAGATCACAATCGGAGAGGGTGATGTCATATTGAGAGAAAAGGTTATGGAACTTCTGGATGGTGGGCATAAGAACATCATCCTCAATCTTAAAAATGTCTCTTACATGGATAGCGCCGGGATCGGTGAGCTTGTCGCCTGCCTTAAGAGGACGAAAGAAAAGGATGGAATGGTCAAGCTTCTGAATCCTGCCGGCAAGGTCTTTGACCTGCTCCAGCTCACAAAATTGGAGGAGGTCTTCGAAACTTATAAGGATGAGAAAGAGGCTCTTGTAAGCTTCTGA
- a CDS encoding NAD(P)/FAD-dependent oxidoreductase, translated as MAREKSDGSKGVSGRKKYDVAIIGAGPAGLTAGLFCRFRKLSTIVFEAHSSGGQLTFLYPAKKVHDYPSHRDILAGDLARAMVQQTLFHGIALKEMERVEKIDGKAGNFKIISSKNIYRAKVIILSVGMGVFKPRKLSIAGEREYFGRGLCYRLPENEDISGKRVVCIGGGNSSLEAAIYCKDSASDVIILCKSHSLDAFETYIYMIKKEKIRVIYGVEPQEVYGGQKVEGIRVFHTKSKKQMDIPANVIVINIGSVPDFDLVSNWSVRYSSNGVVVDPFMRTSRKGIFACGDMVDYPGKLRLLISASGEAAIAAESAYRFIRSLK; from the coding sequence ATGGCAAGAGAAAAATCTGACGGCAGCAAAGGGGTCTCTGGAAGAAAGAAGTACGATGTCGCCATCATCGGGGCAGGGCCGGCTGGTCTAACCGCAGGACTTTTCTGTAGATTCAGAAAACTGAGCACCATTGTCTTTGAAGCACACTCTTCCGGAGGACAATTGACCTTTCTCTATCCCGCGAAGAAGGTCCATGACTATCCCTCGCACAGGGATATCCTTGCAGGCGACCTGGCCAGGGCAATGGTCCAGCAGACCCTCTTCCATGGGATTGCTCTCAAAGAGATGGAACGGGTCGAAAAGATCGATGGAAAAGCCGGGAACTTCAAGATCATCTCATCGAAGAACATCTACCGGGCAAAGGTTATCATCCTCTCCGTCGGCATGGGAGTCTTCAAACCACGGAAGCTTTCAATCGCCGGCGAAAGGGAATATTTCGGGAGAGGTCTCTGCTATAGACTTCCTGAAAATGAAGACATCTCCGGAAAAAGGGTGGTCTGCATCGGGGGCGGGAATTCCTCCCTTGAGGCTGCCATCTATTGTAAAGATTCAGCCTCGGATGTGATCATCCTGTGCAAGAGCCACAGCCTTGATGCTTTTGAGACGTACATCTATATGATCAAAAAGGAAAAGATACGGGTCATATATGGAGTCGAACCGCAGGAGGTATATGGTGGCCAGAAAGTGGAAGGGATCAGGGTCTTTCATACTAAAAGCAAAAAGCAGATGGACATTCCGGCTAACGTCATCGTGATCAACATCGGTTCAGTTCCTGATTTCGACCTCGTCTCGAACTGGAGCGTTCGATACAGCAGCAACGGAGTCGTTGTCGATCCATTCATGAGAACCTCCCGAAAAGGGATCTTCGCCTGCGGCGATATGGTCGATTATCCCGGGAAACTAAGGCTTCTAATCTCGGCGAGCGGAGAAGCAGCCATCGCTGCAGAATCGGCTTACAGATTCATCAGAAGCTTGAAATAA